A single Lancefieldella parvula DSM 20469 DNA region contains:
- the glgA gene encoding glycogen synthase GlgA — MSQVSKRRKLRVVYATSEVAPFSKTGGLGDVSGSLPQALKKVGARVAVISPLYSAIKPEWREKMKKVCELQVPLSWRFEYCGLWHLVYEGVDFYFVDNELYFARDGLYGYFDDGERYAFFSKALCELIAHVPELSCDVLHCNDWQTALAPVFLREQYQSVPEVQNVKTVFSIHNVMFQGQFTDKMLSDVLGLADIPAAVDQLRCDASSINFMKGALCYSDYLLTVSPTYAHELQTEHFGEGRDDIFRRRQNVLRGILNGIDMGTWSPASDPYIPQNFSARHMEGKAECKRQLQEELGLEVASDAPLAVMVTRLTNQKGLGLIRYAMDRLIRAGIEIAVLGTGDAEQEDAMRYFDEHYKNRMAARIEFDIALSHRMYAGADMFLMPSEFEPCGLSQMISMRYGTLPVVRETGGLADSVKPYNQFTGEGTGFSFANQNADEMADIILYAADVYKNDKQSWTNLVKQAMAEDFSWHNAANEYLDVYHLLHPEIIRYVRRRDW; from the coding sequence ATGTCCCAAGTCTCCAAGCGTCGCAAGCTTCGTGTTGTTTATGCAACTTCTGAGGTAGCGCCTTTTTCCAAGACGGGTGGCCTTGGAGATGTCTCGGGTTCATTGCCACAAGCACTTAAAAAAGTAGGAGCTAGAGTGGCGGTAATTTCGCCACTCTATAGCGCTATCAAGCCTGAATGGCGAGAAAAGATGAAGAAAGTCTGTGAGCTTCAGGTGCCCCTTTCGTGGCGTTTTGAGTATTGTGGGCTTTGGCATCTTGTTTATGAGGGCGTTGATTTTTACTTTGTAGATAACGAGTTGTACTTTGCTCGTGATGGTCTCTATGGTTATTTTGATGATGGAGAGCGCTATGCGTTCTTCTCTAAGGCTCTTTGTGAGCTTATTGCACACGTTCCAGAGCTCTCCTGTGACGTTTTACACTGTAATGACTGGCAAACTGCGCTAGCACCTGTATTTTTGCGTGAGCAGTATCAGAGCGTCCCTGAGGTTCAGAACGTTAAGACGGTTTTCTCCATTCATAATGTTATGTTCCAAGGTCAGTTTACTGACAAGATGCTGAGCGATGTTCTTGGCCTTGCTGATATCCCAGCTGCAGTTGATCAGCTGAGGTGTGATGCAAGTTCTATCAATTTCATGAAGGGTGCGCTTTGCTACTCTGATTATCTACTTACCGTTAGCCCAACGTATGCCCACGAGCTACAGACAGAACACTTTGGAGAGGGAAGAGACGATATCTTCCGTCGCCGTCAGAACGTTCTGCGTGGTATTCTGAACGGCATTGACATGGGTACATGGTCTCCTGCAAGTGATCCTTATATTCCACAGAACTTCTCGGCACGCCATATGGAAGGTAAGGCTGAGTGTAAGCGTCAGCTGCAAGAGGAGCTGGGTCTTGAGGTGGCTTCAGATGCGCCACTTGCGGTAATGGTTACACGTTTGACCAATCAGAAGGGTCTTGGTCTGATTCGCTATGCTATGGATCGTCTTATTCGTGCAGGTATTGAAATTGCCGTTCTAGGAACTGGCGACGCTGAACAAGAAGACGCCATGCGCTACTTTGACGAGCATTATAAGAATCGCATGGCGGCACGTATTGAGTTTGATATTGCGCTTTCTCACCGTATGTACGCAGGTGCTGATATGTTTTTAATGCCATCAGAGTTTGAGCCTTGCGGTCTTTCTCAGATGATTTCTATGCGTTACGGCACACTTCCTGTTGTTCGCGAGACGGGTGGTCTGGCAGACTCCGTCAAACCATATAATCAGTTTACGGGCGAAGGAACCGGCTTTAGTTTTGCTAATCAAAACGCAGACGAAATGGCAGATATTATTTTGTACGCTGCTGACGTATACAAGAACGATAAGCAATCGTGGACAAATCTTGTAAAACAGGCGATGGCAGAGGACTTTAGTTGGCATAATGCTGCAAATGAATATCTTGACGTGTATCATTTACTACATCCTGAGATTATCAGGTATGTTCGTCGTCGAGATTGGTAA
- the glgD gene encoding glucose-1-phosphate adenylyltransferase subunit GlgD, producing MKKVIGLITCNYASTNMEIACDVRPIASMPFLGRYRLVDFSLSNMVNSGISTVGVIMPFNYRSLIDHLGSGKDWNLDRKNGGLFILPGSAFGTSHTGARFLLRDLISNRPYLERADAEYVLLSTSNFVFNADLTELFDQHLESGADITMMTYTARYNDRDVVGVELDGERVVKTHNGVQRGDEASLDCFIIKHDLLIDMLDWYSATDYLDLFEALHADYNRVKVRTFHFEGHVASIFSKNSYYLANMELLNPMPSNELFTSERSIKTKAHDTAPAKFEVGSKVSNSTISAGCRIRGSVTGSILSRNVIIERGAVVRDSVVMEGCIVKEGSVVEHAIVDRSNIIPAGTELRGTSEEILIQRKNNKRVA from the coding sequence ATGAAAAAGGTAATTGGACTTATTACCTGTAATTATGCTTCTACTAATATGGAAATCGCTTGTGATGTACGCCCAATCGCATCTATGCCTTTTTTGGGAAGATATCGTCTGGTAGATTTTTCTCTTTCAAACATGGTTAATTCGGGCATTAGTACCGTTGGTGTAATCATGCCATTTAATTACCGCTCGCTCATTGATCATCTTGGTTCCGGCAAAGACTGGAACCTGGATCGCAAGAATGGTGGTCTGTTTATTCTGCCTGGATCTGCTTTTGGTACTTCTCATACAGGAGCTCGTTTCCTGCTCAGAGATCTAATTTCCAATAGGCCATATCTTGAGCGCGCTGATGCAGAATATGTTCTTTTGTCTACCTCAAACTTTGTTTTCAACGCTGATCTTACAGAGCTATTTGATCAGCACTTGGAATCTGGTGCAGACATCACAATGATGACTTATACCGCTCGTTATAACGATAGAGACGTTGTTGGTGTTGAGCTTGATGGGGAGCGTGTAGTTAAGACACATAATGGTGTTCAGCGAGGAGATGAAGCTTCTCTTGACTGCTTTATTATCAAGCACGACCTGCTTATCGACATGCTTGATTGGTATAGCGCTACTGATTATCTTGACCTCTTTGAGGCACTTCATGCTGACTACAACCGTGTCAAGGTTCGCACCTTCCACTTTGAAGGTCATGTAGCATCTATTTTCTCTAAGAACTCTTACTATCTTGCCAACATGGAACTGCTGAATCCCATGCCTTCAAATGAGCTCTTTACTTCGGAACGCTCCATTAAGACAAAAGCACACGATACTGCCCCAGCAAAGTTTGAGGTTGGTTCTAAGGTTAGTAACTCCACTATTTCTGCAGGTTGTCGTATTCGCGGTTCTGTCACTGGGTCCATCCTTAGTCGTAATGTCATTATTGAGCGCGGTGCTGTTGTGCGTGATTCTGTTGTGATGGAAGGATGTATTGTTAAAGAGGGCTCAGTAGTTGAGCACGCTATTGTAGACCGCTCTAACATCATTCCTGCAGGTACTGAGCTTCGCGGTACTAGTGAAGAAATTCTTATTCAGCGTAAAAATAATAAGAGGGTGGCTTAA